The Gymnodinialimonas sp. 57CJ19 genome includes a window with the following:
- a CDS encoding 3-oxoacid CoA-transferase subunit A, protein MDKTLGNLAEAVARIPDGATVMIGGFGGSGAPIELIHALIDHGSKHLTVVNNNAGNGHVGLAALIEQGRVDKLICSFPRSADPSVFVETYHAGKIELEIVPQGTLAERIRAGGAGIPAFYTPTAYGTEVAEGKHIEEFDGRFYVRERWLKADFALIKGELGDSHGNMTYRMAARNFNPVMAMAATTTIAQVSRIVPLGGIDPEHVITPGIFVSNVVEVANPAQEEALNRAEAVYP, encoded by the coding sequence ATGGATAAAACCCTAGGCAACCTGGCCGAGGCCGTGGCCCGGATACCCGATGGCGCGACAGTAATGATCGGCGGATTCGGCGGCTCTGGCGCGCCGATTGAACTTATTCACGCGCTCATCGACCACGGGTCCAAGCACCTGACGGTGGTGAACAACAACGCAGGCAATGGCCATGTTGGCCTTGCTGCTCTGATCGAACAGGGCCGTGTGGACAAGCTGATCTGCTCGTTTCCCCGCTCGGCGGACCCGAGCGTGTTTGTGGAAACCTATCACGCTGGCAAGATCGAGCTGGAAATCGTCCCCCAAGGCACCTTGGCCGAACGCATTCGCGCCGGCGGCGCGGGCATCCCGGCGTTCTACACCCCCACCGCCTATGGAACCGAAGTGGCCGAGGGAAAGCATATCGAGGAATTCGACGGGCGCTTTTATGTGCGCGAACGCTGGCTGAAGGCCGATTTCGCGCTGATCAAGGGCGAACTCGGGGATAGCCATGGCAACATGACCTACCGCATGGCCGCGCGGAACTTTAACCCCGTCATGGCCATGGCCGCGACAACCACCATCGCGCAGGTTTCCAGGATCGTGCCCTTGGGGGGGATCGACCCCGAGCATGTCATCACACCGGGCATTTTCGTGTCCAACGTGGTCGAGGTGGCAAACCCCGCCCAAGAAGAAGCGCTGAACCGGGCGGAGGCCGTTTACCCATGA
- a CDS encoding 3-oxoacid CoA-transferase subunit B: MIDISDIKLSNAQIAWRAAQDIEDGAYVNLGIGFPEMVARFQPEGKQAIFHTENGVLDFGEAPAPGDEDWDLINAGKKAITLKPGTAFFHHADSFAMVRGGHLDLAVLGAYQVAQNGDLANWSTGKGGIPAVGGAMDLVQSAKRIAVLTDHVTKKGAPKLVEACTMPLTGVGCVTRIYSSLAVVDVVDARFILREKVPAISMDDLQTLTGAPLHGDAEVRDLICPEELA; this comes from the coding sequence ATGATCGACATCTCAGACATCAAACTGTCCAACGCGCAGATTGCGTGGCGCGCGGCGCAAGACATTGAAGACGGCGCCTATGTGAACCTTGGCATCGGCTTCCCGGAAATGGTCGCGCGGTTCCAGCCCGAGGGGAAGCAAGCGATTTTTCATACCGAGAATGGCGTCCTCGATTTCGGCGAAGCGCCTGCGCCGGGGGACGAGGATTGGGACCTGATCAACGCGGGCAAAAAGGCGATTACGCTCAAGCCCGGCACCGCGTTCTTTCACCACGCCGACAGCTTCGCCATGGTGCGGGGCGGGCATTTGGACCTTGCCGTGTTGGGCGCGTACCAAGTGGCACAGAATGGCGATTTGGCCAATTGGTCCACGGGCAAGGGCGGTATTCCGGCCGTGGGTGGCGCTATGGATCTTGTGCAATCGGCCAAGCGTATCGCCGTGTTGACCGATCACGTAACCAAGAAAGGCGCGCCAAAATTGGTGGAGGCCTGCACCATGCCCCTGACCGGCGTTGGCTGTGTCACACGCATCTATTCGTCATTGGCTGTTGTGGATGTGGTCGACGCCCGCTTTATTCTACGAGAGAAAGTCCCGGCCATTTCCATGGACGATTTACAAACTTTAACTGGTGCACCGCTCCATGGGGACGCGGAGGTGCGCGATCTAATCTGCCCGGAGGAACTGGCATGA
- the pcaF gene encoding 3-oxoadipyl-CoA thiolase has protein sequence MNDVFICDYTRTPIGRFGGSLSSVRADDLGAIPIAALMARHDIDWAAVEEVYYGCANQAGEDNRNVARMSALLAGLPVEVPGTTMNRLCGSGMDAVIAAARAIRAGEMDLAIAGGVESMSRAPFVMPKAESAFSRSNAVYDTTIGWRFVNPVMKAQYGVDSMPETAENVAEDFGISRADQDAFALRSQDRAAAAIASGRLAKEITPVTIPQRKGDPKVVDTDEHPRATTLEVLGKLKTFVKADGSITAGNASGVNDGAAALIVASEAAVNAHGLTPLARVLGGATAGVAPRIMGFGPAPASKKLMARLGLSTDDFATIELNEAFASQGLATLRDLGIADDDPRVNPNGGAIALGHPLGMSGARITGTAIHDLKSGEKSLSTMCIGVGQGIAFALERV, from the coding sequence ATGAACGACGTCTTTATCTGTGATTACACGCGTACGCCCATTGGCCGTTTTGGCGGTAGCCTCTCGTCGGTTCGGGCCGACGATCTGGGGGCGATCCCTATCGCGGCCCTGATGGCGCGCCATGACATTGATTGGGCCGCGGTCGAAGAAGTCTACTACGGCTGCGCCAACCAGGCGGGCGAAGATAACCGCAACGTGGCCCGCATGTCGGCGCTGCTGGCGGGCCTGCCGGTGGAGGTGCCGGGCACGACCATGAACCGTTTGTGCGGGTCTGGCATGGATGCGGTGATTGCAGCGGCGCGGGCCATTCGGGCTGGTGAGATGGACCTGGCTATTGCGGGCGGCGTGGAAAGCATGTCGCGCGCGCCTTTCGTGATGCCCAAGGCGGAATCGGCGTTCAGCCGGTCGAACGCGGTTTACGACACCACCATCGGTTGGCGCTTTGTGAACCCGGTGATGAAGGCGCAATATGGCGTCGATTCGATGCCAGAGACGGCAGAGAACGTGGCCGAAGACTTCGGCATTTCCCGCGCCGATCAGGATGCCTTCGCTTTGCGTTCCCAAGACCGTGCAGCGGCGGCTATTGCGTCGGGGCGTTTGGCCAAGGAGATCACTCCGGTCACGATCCCACAGCGCAAGGGCGACCCGAAGGTCGTGGACACGGACGAGCATCCTCGCGCCACCACGCTGGAAGTTCTGGGCAAGCTCAAGACCTTCGTTAAGGCCGATGGGTCGATCACGGCGGGCAATGCCTCGGGCGTGAACGACGGGGCAGCGGCGTTGATCGTAGCCTCGGAAGCGGCGGTGAACGCGCACGGATTGACCCCGCTTGCCCGCGTGTTGGGTGGGGCGACCGCTGGGGTTGCGCCGCGGATCATGGGGTTCGGGCCTGCGCCTGCGTCCAAGAAATTGATGGCGCGATTGGGGCTGAGCACCGACGACTTCGCCACCATTGAACTGAACGAGGCATTTGCCTCGCAAGGTCTGGCCACATTGCGCGACCTGGGCATTGCCGACGATGATCCACGGGTGAACCCCAACGGCGGCGCGATTGCGCTTGGCCACCCCCTGGGCATGTCCGGCGCGCGGATCACAGGCACCGCGATCCATGATCTAAAATCTGGCGAAAAGAGCCTTTCGACCATGTGCATCGGCGTCGGTCAGGGCATCGCCTTCGCGCTAGAGCGGGTCTGA
- the ureG gene encoding urease accessory protein UreG translates to MTKLNGPLRIGIGGPVGAGKTTFTAALARALHPQLSIGVITNDIYTQEDAEALMRMQILPQDRVIGVETGGCPHTAIREDASINLAAIAEMEKRHDDLQVVMIESGGDNLSATFSPELADLTVYVIDVAAGEEIPRKGGPAITKSDLLIINKTDLAPYVGASLEVMKRDSDKMRGTRPYVFCALRHGEGMDEVLAIITEMGGLPL, encoded by the coding sequence ATGACCAAACTCAATGGCCCGCTTCGTATTGGCATTGGTGGCCCCGTGGGTGCTGGCAAAACCACCTTCACCGCCGCTCTAGCCCGGGCGCTGCATCCGCAGCTTTCTATCGGCGTCATCACCAATGATATCTACACACAGGAAGATGCCGAGGCGCTGATGCGGATGCAGATCCTGCCCCAAGACCGGGTAATCGGAGTGGAAACCGGCGGGTGCCCCCATACGGCGATCCGCGAAGATGCCTCGATCAATCTGGCCGCGATTGCCGAGATGGAGAAGCGCCACGACGACCTGCAAGTGGTGATGATCGAAAGCGGCGGCGACAACCTGTCGGCCACCTTCAGCCCCGAACTGGCCGATCTGACCGTCTATGTGATTGACGTTGCCGCGGGCGAGGAAATCCCCCGCAAGGGCGGGCCCGCGATCACGAAATCTGACCTACTGATTATCAACAAGACCGACCTCGCCCCCTATGTCGGCGCGTCGCTAGAGGTGATGAAACGCGATAGCGACAAGATGCGCGGTACGCGGCCCTACGTGTTCTGCGCCCTACGCCACGGGGAAGGCATGGATGAGGTTCTGGCGATCATAACGGAAATGGGCGGGCTACCGCTGTAA
- a CDS encoding urease accessory UreF family protein: MPIEGDILALAQWLSPSFPVGAFAYSHGLETAIHDGTIAMSEGLQTWLEDVLRHGTGRNDCILLRAAHAAPTPDDLSQIGDVARAFCGSSERVLETTLQGTAFSTTAAAIWGGDAADLPYPVAVGAASAAMNIDVTTTAAMFLHAFTSNLVTVAVRAVPLGQTEGQAVLAALAPLCLAIVEETETATLDDLQSTAFLSDIAAMRHEALQPRIFRS, translated from the coding sequence ATGCCCATTGAAGGCGACATTCTGGCGCTGGCCCAATGGCTGTCCCCCAGCTTCCCGGTGGGGGCTTTCGCCTATTCCCATGGGTTGGAGACCGCCATTCACGATGGCACAATCGCCATGTCAGAGGGGCTACAAACTTGGCTAGAGGATGTCTTGCGCCACGGCACAGGCCGCAACGATTGCATCTTGTTACGCGCCGCCCATGCGGCCCCAACACCTGATGACCTTTCGCAGATCGGCGACGTGGCGCGGGCGTTTTGCGGCTCGTCCGAAAGGGTGTTGGAAACGACCCTGCAAGGCACAGCGTTCAGCACAACTGCCGCCGCCATTTGGGGCGGTGACGCCGCAGATTTGCCCTATCCCGTGGCCGTTGGTGCCGCCAGTGCCGCCATGAACATTGATGTGACCACAACCGCAGCGATGTTCCTACACGCCTTTACCAGCAACCTTGTGACCGTCGCCGTCCGCGCCGTGCCCTTGGGCCAGACCGAGGGACAGGCCGTTTTGGCCGCCCTGGCACCGCTCTGCCTTGCCATCGTAGAAGAAACCGAAACCGCGACGCTGGATGACCTGCAAAGCACCGCGTTCCTCTCTGACATTGCCGCCATGCGCCACGAGGCGCTTCAGCCAAGGATTTTCCGTTCATGA
- a CDS encoding urease accessory protein UreE, whose protein sequence is MTSLPIAQTLHRKGHWSDPTELCELDYAERFLRRKRLTTAKGRPFLVDLSQTTSLDHGDALELDDGTLVEIVAASEALFRVTGPDMARLAWHVGNRHTPCQIAADHLLIQADPVIGHMLEHLGATVAPVTLPFTPEGGAYGHGRTHSHEHVATAHAH, encoded by the coding sequence ATGACATCCCTTCCCATCGCCCAAACCCTGCACCGCAAAGGCCATTGGTCCGACCCGACAGAACTGTGCGAGCTTGACTACGCCGAGCGGTTCTTGCGCCGCAAACGGTTGACCACCGCAAAGGGCCGCCCGTTTCTAGTGGACTTGTCCCAGACCACGTCGCTGGATCATGGCGACGCGCTGGAACTGGACGATGGGACGCTGGTGGAAATCGTCGCCGCGTCCGAGGCGCTTTTTCGTGTCACCGGCCCTGACATGGCGCGGCTTGCGTGGCACGTGGGCAACCGGCACACCCCTTGCCAGATCGCGGCGGATCATCTGTTGATCCAGGCTGATCCGGTGATTGGCCACATGCTGGAACACCTCGGCGCGACCGTCGCCCCCGTGACCCTGCCCTTCACGCCAGAAGGTGGCGCCTACGGGCACGGGCGCACGCACTCTCACGAACATGTCGCCACGGCCCATGCCCATTGA
- the ureC gene encoding urease subunit alpha, which produces MPVEISRAQYAAMYGPTTGDKLRLADTDLIIEVERDLTTYGEEVKFGGGKVIRDGMGQSQVTRAGGAVDTVITNALIVDHSGIYKADVALKDGLIHAIGKAGNPDTQSGVDIIVGPGTEVIAGEGRILTAGGMDSHIHFICPQQMEDSLHSGVTTCFGGGTGPAHGTLATTCTPGPWHIGRMLQSFAGIPMNIGLSGKGNASQPDALVEMVKGGACALKLHEDWGTTPAAIDCCLSVADDMDVQVMIHTDTLNESGFVEHTVGAMKGRTIHAFHTEGAGGGHAPDIIKICGDANVLPSSTNPTRPFTANTLEEHLDMLMVCHHLDKSIPEDIAFAESRIRRETIAAEDILHDLGAFSIIASDSQAMGRVGEVLIRTWQTADKMKKQRGRLSDEVGENDNMRVRRYIAKYTINPAIAQGVSHVLGDISIGKRADLVLWDPAFFGVKPEMVLMAGSIVVAQMGDPNASIPTPQPVYTRQMFGAFGSARQHTSVSFVSEAAQADGLRDTLGLSKQTIAVKNTRNIGKADMVLNDALPQIEVHPETYEVRADGELLTCQPAEVLPMAQRYFLF; this is translated from the coding sequence CGGCGGCGGCAAGGTGATCCGCGACGGCATGGGCCAGTCCCAGGTCACCCGCGCAGGCGGCGCAGTGGATACCGTAATCACCAACGCGCTGATCGTGGACCATTCGGGCATCTACAAAGCCGACGTCGCCCTGAAAGACGGGTTGATCCACGCCATTGGCAAAGCGGGCAACCCCGATACGCAATCGGGCGTCGATATCATCGTCGGCCCCGGCACCGAGGTGATTGCCGGCGAAGGGCGTATCCTGACGGCAGGCGGCATGGACAGCCACATCCACTTCATCTGTCCGCAGCAGATGGAAGACAGCCTGCATTCAGGCGTGACCACTTGCTTTGGCGGCGGCACCGGTCCTGCCCACGGCACCTTGGCCACCACCTGCACCCCCGGCCCTTGGCACATTGGGCGGATGTTGCAGAGCTTTGCCGGCATCCCGATGAACATCGGTCTGTCGGGCAAAGGCAACGCCAGCCAGCCCGATGCGCTGGTGGAGATGGTGAAAGGCGGGGCCTGCGCCCTGAAGCTACACGAGGATTGGGGCACCACGCCCGCCGCGATCGACTGCTGCCTGTCCGTGGCCGACGACATGGACGTGCAGGTGATGATCCACACCGATACGCTGAACGAATCCGGCTTTGTCGAACATACCGTGGGCGCCATGAAGGGCCGCACGATCCACGCTTTCCATACCGAGGGCGCGGGCGGTGGCCATGCGCCGGACATCATAAAAATCTGCGGTGATGCCAATGTCTTGCCGTCCTCCACGAACCCCACGCGACCGTTCACTGCCAATACGTTGGAGGAGCATTTGGATATGCTGATGGTGTGCCACCACCTCGACAAATCCATCCCCGAAGACATCGCCTTCGCCGAAAGCCGCATTCGCCGTGAAACGATTGCGGCGGAAGATATCCTGCACGATCTGGGCGCATTCTCGATCATCGCGTCCGACAGCCAGGCCATGGGTCGTGTGGGCGAGGTTCTGATCCGCACATGGCAGACCGCCGACAAGATGAAGAAACAGCGCGGGCGGCTTTCCGATGAGGTCGGAGAGAACGACAACATGCGGGTGCGCCGCTACATCGCGAAATACACGATCAACCCCGCCATTGCACAAGGCGTAAGCCACGTTTTGGGCGATATCAGCATCGGCAAACGGGCCGATCTGGTGCTGTGGGACCCGGCGTTCTTTGGGGTGAAACCGGAAATGGTTCTGATGGCGGGCTCGATTGTTGTGGCGCAGATGGGTGACCCCAACGCCTCTATCCCCACGCCGCAACCGGTCTACACGCGGCAGATGTTTGGGGCCTTTGGCTCGGCGCGTCAGCATACGTCCGTCAGCTTCGTGTCCGAGGCCGCGCAGGCGGATGGTTTGCGGGACACCCTTGGCCTCAGCAAGCAGACGATCGCGGTGAAAAACACCCGCAACATTGGCAAAGCGGACATGGTTTTGAACGACGCCCTGCCCCAGATCGAGGTGCATCCCGAAACCTACGAGGTCCGCGCCGACGGCGAACTGCTTACCTGCCAACCGGCAGAGGTTTTGCCGATGGCCCAACGCTACTTCCTGTTCTGA